A stretch of the Vigna radiata var. radiata cultivar VC1973A chromosome 9, Vradiata_ver6, whole genome shotgun sequence genome encodes the following:
- the LOC106774230 gene encoding probably inactive leucine-rich repeat receptor-like protein kinase At5g48380: protein MVLYSRIFSYHVVSFLLLVSCGMNYGTDTDIFCLKTIKDTLEDPNNYLKFSWDFNNKTEGFICRFIGVECWHPDENKVLNLKLSNMGLKGQFPRAIQNCSSLTGLDLSINKLSGTIPGDISTLVPYVTSLDLSSNEFSGAIPVTLSNCTFLNSLRLDQNRLTGQIPLQFGILSRLKTFSVSNNLLTGQVPSFSSAVSVNYANNQGLCGGNGLGSCQAKNSKSNMAVIAGAAAGGVTLAALGLAVGMFFFVRRVSFKKKEEDPEGNKWARSLKGTKQIKVSMFEKSISKMKLIDLMKATNNFSNTNIIGSGRTGTVYKAVLGDGTTLMVKRLQESQYTEKEFMSEMGTLGTVKHRNLVPLLGFCMAKKERLLVYKNMPNGNLHDQLHPADGVSTLDWTTRLKIAIGAAKGLAWLHHSCNPRIIHRNISSKCILLDAEFEPKISDFGLARLMNPIDTHLSTFVNGEFGDLGYVAPEYTRTLVATPKGDVYSFGTVLLELVTGERPTNVAKAPETFKGNLVEWITELTNNGKLHDAIDESLVSKDVDSELFQFLKIACNCVLPTPKERPTMFEVYQFLRAIGARYNFTTDDEILVPTDNGDADNMEELIVARE, encoded by the exons ATGGTGCTGTATAGCCGGATTTTCAGTTACCATGTTGTTAGTTTCTTGTTGCTGGTTAGTTGTGGCATGAACTATGGAACTGATACTGATATCTTCTgcttaaaaactataaaagataCCCTTGAAGACCCCAATAACTATTTGAAGTTTTCTTGGGatttcaacaacaaaactgaaGGGTTCATATGTAGGTTTATTGGGGTTGAGTGTTGGCACCCTGATGAGAACAAGGTCTTGAATCTCAAACTGTCAAATATGGGACTCAAGGGCCAGTTTCCTCGTGCCATTCAAAATTGCTCTAGCTTAACTGGGTTAGACCTTTCAATTAACAAACTCTCTGGAACCATTCCGGGAGATATATCTACTCTTGTACCATATGTGACCTCTCTTGACCTTTCTTCAAATGAATTTTCTGGGGCAATTCCGGTGACTCTTTCAAATTGCACCTTTCTCAATAGCCTCAGACTTGATCAGAACAGACTCACTGGTCAAATTCCTCTACAATTTGGTATTCTCTCACGGCTCAAGACCTTTTCTGTGTCTAACAATCTTTTGACGGGGCAAGTTCCAAGCTTTAGCTCTGCAGTTTCAGTGAATTATGCAAATAATCAAGGCCTGTGTGGAGGTAATGGATTGGGGTCTTGCCAAGCCAAGAATTCTAAGAGTAACATGGCTGTTATTGCTGGAGCTGCTGCAGGTGGGGTGACTCTGGCAGCATTAGGATTGGCTGTTGGAATGTTCTTCTTCGTGCGACGTGTTTCTttcaagaagaaggaagaggacCCTGAAGGAAACAAATGGGCAAGAAGTCTAAAAGGAACTAAACAAATTAAG GTTTCTATGTTTGAGAAATCAATCTCAAAAATGAAGTTGATTGATCTCATGAAGGCTACTAACAACTTCAGTAATACCAATATCATTGGGTCAGGAAGAACAGGAACTGTTTACAAAGCTGTGCTTGGTGATGGAACAACACTTATGGTTAAGAGATTACAGGAATCTCAGTACACTGAAAAGGAATTCATGTCTGAGATGGGTACACTAGGGACTGTCAAACATCGCAATCTTGTTCCTCTTTTAGGCTTTTGCATGGCCAAAAAAGAGAGGCTTTTGGTCTATAAAAACATGCCAAATGGCAATCTCCATGACCAACTCCATCCTGCAGATGGTGTGAGCACCCTTGACTGGACTACAAGACTCAAAATTGCAATTGGAGCAGCCAAAGGGTTAGCATGGCTTCATCATAGCTGCAACCCCCGAATCATCCACCGAAACATAAGCTCAAAGTGCATCTTGTTGGACGCAGAATTTGAGCCAAAAATTTCTGATTTCGGCCTTGCCAGACTGATGAACCCAATTGATACTCATTTGAGTACTTTTGTAAATGGGGAGTTTGGTGATTTGGGTTATGTTGCTCCTGAGTACACAAGAACTTTGGTTGCTACACCCAAGGGGGATGTTTATAGCTTTGGGACTGTTCTTCTTGAGTTGGTGACTGGTGAAAGACCCACCAATGTGGCTAAAGCTCCAGAAACTTTTAAAGGAAATCTGGTAGAATGGATCACAGAGCTAACAAACAATGGAAAACTCCATGATGCCATTGATGAATCATTAGTCAGCAAGGATGTTGACAGTGAGCTTTTCCAATTTCTGAAGATTGCATGCAACTGTGTTCTGCCAACTCCAAAGGAGAGGCCAACCATGTTTGAAGTGTATCAGTTTTTAAGAGCCATTGGGGCTAGATACAATTTCACAACAGATGATGAGATATTGGTACCTACTGATAATGGTGATGCTGATAACATGGAGGAACTCATTGTAGCTCGGGAATGA